The stretch of DNA ACAGCAACAAACCACACAACCATAATAACTAAAAACACCCCAAAGAAAATTGGTGACAGATTTACCAGTGTTGCTCCAGGGATTGCAGAAAGCATAACCCATTGAATAACCGCACCACTGGATTTACCAACCCTACTTCCAATGACATCTGCCGCAGCTTTACCTTTTGACTTCAAAGCTTCGTCAAGAGGAATATATGCCATTTCTTTTGTTGCATCAAAAAATGCATATTTTGTCGCTTTACTTAGAATGTTCTGAATCAAGCCAGCATATACTGCAACCACTATTGGGACTAATGTAAGGAACGGAAGTAACTGCATAATTTCAACCTGGTATATTGAAAAGACGAAGAATATAATCCCGGTAATAACTATAATCATTGGGGTTAGTAACGCTGCCGTTCTCCAAGATATAATCCGCATAATGTAAGAACCAGTAAGCATAGCAGCCATGCAGACCAATCCAGTATAAGTTTGCAAAACACCCATAAAACCAGCATAATCCTGAGGATTTGGGTAAACCATTCTGGCTTGAGCTTTCCAAACTCCCTCAACCAGATTGATTGAAAACCCATAGCACAGGATTAAAAGAGCTATCAACCCAATGTATTTTGAAGTGAATACATATTTCAGCCCTTCCAAAAATCCGATTTTTTTCTTACTTTTTTTAGTCTCTGCATTTATAACTTCGTTTGACACCAACACATTTGATAAAATCCAGAATAACAAAGACAATACAACACCTCCTATAGCGACCGATGAGTTGATATAGATCAAAGAATCTTGCCAACCATTTACTGTATAACTTTGGTTAGTAAATATCTTTGTTAATTGGCCTGCCATTAACATACCAATTTGGGCAACCAAACCAAACAATGGGTATAACCTTTTCGCTTCTTCTATTTTAAACACTTGGTTTGCAATTTGCCAAAACATCAATGCCAACATAAGACTTCCCCATAACTCAGCATATATATAGTAAAGTGAATAAGCCCAATCTTCAAACATCACGAATAGATATCTGAATACTGGGAATTGACTTGAAACAGCACTTAGGTCGATATGAAAATCTTGAATATTAGGAAAGATTACAAAACTAAATAGCACAAAGTAACCAATAAAAAGCAAGTTAAAAAGATGAAAAATAATGGTTTTATTTAACACACTAGACAATTTCGTATAAATTAAAGTGAACAAAATGGCAGCGGGCAACACACCATATAGTTTTATTGTACTAATAAGCTCAGCACCCATATACGAAACAACAATTGTATCCTTAGTAATCCTTTGTATGCTGTATACAAAGACGATAAGGACCATCATCAGAGATATTACTATAAATTTAGAGAATTCTTCTTTTCTTACCGGAAGATACTTATAAATGTCTATCATAAATGCTTTTTACAAACCTCAATATTTTAAATTGCATTATTGTATAGATTTTAAAGCAAAAGTATATATATTTTTTTCTTAATGAACAAAATTTATGCATTTATTTCTTAAAATTCGACACTATGCACCTCTGATAATAAACGTTGGTAGAATGTATACACCTCTCGTAAATCAAGAGTTGATGAAATTTATAGACAACAGAGAACTTGGAAAAGAGCGAGGAATACGATTGATGAGCATGAGGAGCGTACAAAAGTACGTGACGAAATGCGAAGTCCGAAGTATTTTGACGCCAATTTTTCAAGTTATCGGAGTATAGACGACAAATAACTTTAAAAAGAGTCAGGAATACGATTGATGAGCATGGAGAACGTACAATAGTACTCTGACTTTATGCGAATTCGGACATATTTTGAGGCCAATTTTTGAAGTTATGTGTTTTGAAAAAAATTTTCCAACAGAATGCAAGCAGCAACAATATCGTCTATTTGGTTTCTTTTCTTTCGTTTGATGTTGCTCTCTTTTAACAAAGTGTTTGCAAGAGCAGTTGTGCACCTTTCATCACTCAGAATGGTTGGGATATGAGCTTTTGTCGCTAATGTTTCGGCAAACTTCACAATATGCTTTGCATTCGCTGCGATGCTACCGTCAAACTTCAACGGAAGGCCTATAATTATCCCATTAATGTCCATCTCTTTAATTAAGGTTAACAATACTTCTAAATTCTTCTCTATATCTTCAAACACCTCAGTTGGTATAGCTAATCTGATTTCAGAATTGTATATAGCTAAACCTGATTTTCTTGCACCAAAATCGATCCCCAAAACTTTAAAAATTTTTAGTTCTTTAAGGGTTTTTAAAAAATCAGCTTTACTTTCGCATATCATGTAGTAAAAGTGTATTATGCAATGAAATCTAGAGCATATAATGGACAATAATAGAGCTGAAGTAAAGAAGATAATGCAACTGGCAAGCCTGTCTTTTGTTGAGGATGATCTGGCTCAATACCAAAAAGATCTGAATAACATAATTGACTTATTCGACAAGCTAAAAGAAGTGAAAACCGATGGGGTTGAACCTTTGCTAAACACTCTCGATGATGATCTTAGACTAAGAGAAGACTTGATCATTAAAGAAAACAGTAGGGAAGATATTTTTAAAAATGCTCCCAAAAGCAAATACGGTTTTTTTACGGTTCCCAAAATGATCGAATAGGATGTTGTATCATATACTAATTGTTGACGATGATGATGAAATCAGAGAGCTTTTATCGGAATATTTGCAACGGCATGAATATGCAGTGAGCGTTGCTTCCGACACTAAAGCAGCAGAAGCATTAATTGATACATTCCAGTTTGATGTAATTATATTGGATGTTTTAATGCCGGGAGAGACAGGTGTTGAGTTTTTAAAGCGCAGGAACAATCTTAAAACCCCAGTGATTATGTTGACTGCTCTTGGGGATGTGGATGACAGAATAAATGGCCTGGAAAGTGGAGCTGAAGATTATATGGCCAAGCCATTCGAACCAAAGGAATTGCTGGTTAGGGTGAAGAAATTAATAGCAAGATTCCAGAACACCTCGCTAATAGAGAAAACGGTGAAATTTGGCGATTATGAGTTTGATTGGGAAAATAAAAAACTATTGCAAAACGGCAACAAAATACAATTAACGACCAATCAACGTGATTTGATGTATATTTTTATTAAGAACATAGGTATTGTTATGAATAGGGAAGAAATTGCGAAACAATTATGTCATGTCAATATCAGAACAATCGATACTCAAATTACAAGACTAAGAAGTAAAATAGAAAAAGACCCCAAAAACCCTGAATTTTTACAAACCGTAAGAAACCAAGGATACGTTTTATGGGCGTAAATTATGCAAAACAGCTAGGGACTTGGCAGTTCCTCTGAACAGACACCTTCCGTTCTATCAGAGGTAAATCTTGATATCAACCAAGGTTTACTTGGTTTTGCTCCCTTTTTTCGAGTACTTTTTTAATTCTTTTCTTTATTTTTATCGCTTCAGAAGCAAGTTTGGAATCTGAAGTGCTTAACAAAAAATCATCCAAACCGTAGTTATGTTCAATGGTTCTTATGCTTCCCGGAGTCGCTTTGAACTTTACAAAAGCGCCAAGTATATCGCTTCTTAGCGAATAGCTCTGCATGTTAGGCAAAAACCTTCTTCTAGTTTTACGATTTGAGTGTGAAACGTTGTTTCCCACAACAATTCCCTTGTTTACATCGATTTGACATTTCCTTGACATTGTATGCTCTGTAAATAAAACGTTTAGTAGCCATTAGTAACAATTTTTTTACCAAATGACAAGCAAAAATTATCTTTCGAAAAAATAAGTTGGGTTTTGTATTGAAACATTGCGAAGTCAGTGTTAGAATCCCGCATATCAAAATTATAAAAGGGGAGCGTTGAAAGATAAAATAAGGATAAATGTGATGGTTTGATTTAAGGAAGTTTGGACCATGGTCTAAAAAAATTAACAAAAAACTGGTTTCCCCAAGAATTCAAAAGATTTCTTTGAGGTGGGATATGGTAATTTTTAGCTTTTTATTGATTCTGCGAAGCGTGATTTTATGAGCTTAGGCAGTAAGAACCGTTAAACGTTTTAAATTAAAGCAGATAGCATTCATAAATTCAGCAAACTGATTTTTGGCAATTCCTATGTATCGCAATCGTTTATTATCTTGAGAAAACACCCTCTCAAACGGAGCCCTTATGGAAGTATAGTATCGATCAAGGTCAAAATTCTTTTGCTTCATATTGTT from Candidatus Bandiella woodruffii encodes:
- a CDS encoding Npt1/Npt2 family nucleotide transporter, whose amino-acid sequence is MIDIYKYLPVRKEEFSKFIVISLMMVLIVFVYSIQRITKDTIVVSYMGAELISTIKLYGVLPAAILFTLIYTKLSSVLNKTIIFHLFNLLFIGYFVLFSFVIFPNIQDFHIDLSAVSSQFPVFRYLFVMFEDWAYSLYYIYAELWGSLMLALMFWQIANQVFKIEEAKRLYPLFGLVAQIGMLMAGQLTKIFTNQSYTVNGWQDSLIYINSSVAIGGVVLSLLFWILSNVLVSNEVINAETKKSKKKIGFLEGLKYVFTSKYIGLIALLILCYGFSINLVEGVWKAQARMVYPNPQDYAGFMGVLQTYTGLVCMAAMLTGSYIMRIISWRTAALLTPMIIVITGIIFFVFSIYQVEIMQLLPFLTLVPIVVAVYAGLIQNILSKATKYAFFDATKEMAYIPLDEALKSKGKAAADVIGSRVGKSSGAVIQWVMLSAIPGATLVNLSPIFFGVFLVIMVVWFVAVFMLAKEFNKITN
- the ruvX gene encoding Holliday junction resolvase RuvX — its product is MICESKADFLKTLKELKIFKVLGIDFGARKSGLAIYNSEIRLAIPTEVFEDIEKNLEVLLTLIKEMDINGIIIGLPLKFDGSIAANAKHIVKFAETLATKAHIPTILSDERCTTALANTLLKESNIKRKKRNQIDDIVAACILLENFFQNT
- the gatC gene encoding Asp-tRNA(Asn)/Glu-tRNA(Gln) amidotransferase subunit GatC, with the translated sequence MDNNRAEVKKIMQLASLSFVEDDLAQYQKDLNNIIDLFDKLKEVKTDGVEPLLNTLDDDLRLREDLIIKENSREDIFKNAPKSKYGFFTVPKMIE
- a CDS encoding response regulator transcription factor, yielding MLYHILIVDDDDEIRELLSEYLQRHEYAVSVASDTKAAEALIDTFQFDVIILDVLMPGETGVEFLKRRNNLKTPVIMLTALGDVDDRINGLESGAEDYMAKPFEPKELLVRVKKLIARFQNTSLIEKTVKFGDYEFDWENKKLLQNGNKIQLTTNQRDLMYIFIKNIGIVMNREEIAKQLCHVNIRTIDTQITRLRSKIEKDPKNPEFLQTVRNQGYVLWA
- the rpmB gene encoding 50S ribosomal protein L28 → MSRKCQIDVNKGIVVGNNVSHSNRKTRRRFLPNMQSYSLRSDILGAFVKFKATPGSIRTIEHNYGLDDFLLSTSDSKLASEAIKIKKRIKKVLEKREQNQVNLG
- a CDS encoding transposase — its product is MINKVAITPANVTDAKGVAHVLPNSGAVYADKGYCVAPAKNAAKSRGIHFCAIKKNNMKQKNFDLDRYYTSIRAPFERVFSQDNKRLRYIGIAKNQFAEFMNAICFNLKRLTVLTA